A single region of the Oncorhynchus keta strain PuntledgeMale-10-30-2019 chromosome 4, Oket_V2, whole genome shotgun sequence genome encodes:
- the LOC118374662 gene encoding transforming growth factor beta activator LRRC33-like isoform X2, with protein sequence MFRCSSTASSPTLLCLTLWPLWSLLMSAFCHPHHSPCRLTQKTALCSNSELSSVPGGLPDSIEDLHLNHNHIQMLQDDSLSRYVSLRTLSCADNLLETVGSKLFHNSPHLESLNLAANNLHVGYQQTSLALLTLSRLRVLDLSKNQLTEDMVSVLLQNMTSLEYLNLSRNLLLRLDESSFSDLHQLRELDLQRNMLFEIDGSFDHLHKLQRLNLAFNYLPCLVHFHMTQLVVLNASHNAIEWFIANQDLQEVFQLETLDLTDNNLLFFPFLPTHSRLRNLHLSQNRVSFYEHLADTAAYPNWKTSVQFYNLRGNMSNVTAKLWDESLHGDISSLDLLDLSGNQVHYFPQGFISKMPSLTRLRMWTNCLEVLNLTLEKLPGTLYELDVSNNRLTELHADQVSLRKLGNLSFLNLSQNDLQTLPAQLLSSLTSIRSVDISYNRVGVCPLEAGGGGMGGGNQSDCVVCRNIISLRYLYLSGCNLGRLPSSAFVGTPLTHLELSNNPELIIGPRSIAGLSRTLQHLGLGNTGLRHFDFSPFHHLKSLNISRNSLTQLPVSLQRLELKLLDLRDNKLTTVPSAQANVLATKLHAVFLKGNTFNCCQLDWYRTFEKTVTIMDLSDISCQDLTKRTHRVVLLDSVICGGSEGESVYWYILLFIVPVLCLVGMSVIFLLTFRPRLLPTAVRNKCWSHLPCVVEEKSQKEDTGRVQIPILEI encoded by the exons ATGTTTAGATGTTCATCCACGGCCTCCTCCCCTACCCTGCTCTGTCTAACCCTCTGGCCCCTGTGGAGCCTCCTGATGTCTGCCTTCTGCCACCCTCACCACAGCCCCTGCAGACTG ACCCAAAAGACTGCTCTCTGTAGCAACAGTGAGCTCTCATCTGTACCTGGGGGCCTACCTGACAGCATAGAGGACCTCCACCTGAACCACAACCACATTCAGATGCTACAGGATGACTCCCTCTCCCGCTACGTCTCCCTTCGTACCCTAAGCTGTGCAGACAACCTCTTGGAGACGGTGGGGTCCAAGCTCTTTCACAACTCACCTCATCTAGAGAGCCTCAATCTAGCTGCCAATAACCTTCACGTTGGATACCAGCAAACTAGCCTGGCGCTGCTCACCTTGTCTAGACTCAGAGTTCTGGATCTGTCAAAAAATCAGCTTACAGAGGACATGGTCTCCGTCCTCCTCCAGAACATGACGTCCCTGGAGTACCTCAACCTTTCCAGGAACCTCCTGCTGAGGCTGGACGAAAGCTCCTTCAGCGACCTCCACCAGCTCAGAGAGCTGGACCTGCAGAGGAACATGCTGTTTGAGATCGACGGGTCCTTCGATCACCTGCACAAGCTCCAGAGACTCAACCTGGCCTTCAACTACCTGCCCTGCCTGGTGCACTTCCACATGACCCAGCTGGTGGTCCTCAACGCCAGTCACAATGCCATTGAGTGGTTCATAGCCAACCAGGACCTCCAGGAAGTCTTCCAGCTGGAGACCCTGGATCTCACAGACAACAACCTCCTCTTCTTTCCCTTTCTGCCCACCCACAGCCGCCTGAGGAACCTCCATCTGTCCCAGAACAGGGTGAGCTTCTACGAACACCTGGCGGACACAGCTGCCTACCCCAACTGGAAGACCAGCGTCCAGTTCTACAACCTGAGGGGAAACATGAGCAACGTCACGGCCAAGTTGTGGGACGAGAGCCTGCACGGGGACATCTCCTCTCTAGACCTGCTGGATCTGAGTGGAAATCAGGTGCACTACTTCCCCCAAGGATTCATCAGCAAAATGCCAAGCCTGACCAGACTCAGGATGTGGACAAACTGTCTTGAGGTCTTGAATCTAACTCTGGAAAAGCTGCCAGGGACGTTGTACGAGTTGGACGTGAGCAACAATAGGTTGACAGAGCTCCATGCCGACCAAGTTAGTTTGAGGAAGCTAGGCAACCTAAGCTTTCTGAACCTGAGCCAGAATGACCTGCAGACTCTACCTGCTCAGCTGTTGTCCTCTCTCACCAGCATCCGCTCTGTGGATATTAGCTACAACAGAGTTGGCGTGTGCCCCCTTGAAGCAGGGGGTGGGGGCATGGGTGGGGGTAACCAATCAGACTGTGTCGTTTGTAGAAACATCATTTCTCTGAGATATCTCTACCTATCGGGGTGCAACCTGGGGAGGCTGCCATCATCAGCGTTCGTAGGGACGCCCCTAACACACCTGGAGCTGTCTAACAACCCAGAACTAATCATCGGGCCCAGATCGATCGCAGGCCTCAGCAGAACTTTACAACATCTAGGATTGGGAAACACAGGCCTGAGACACTTTGACTTCTCTCCTTTCCACCACTTGAAGTCTTTGAACATTTCCAGAAACTCTCTTACTCAGCTCCCTGTTTCACTGCAACGCCTGGAGCTGAAGCTGCTGGACCTGAGGGACAACAAACTGACCACCGTCCCCTCAGCTCAGGCTAACGTGTTAGCCACGAAACTCCACGCCGTTTTTCTCAAAGGAAACACTTTCAACTGCTGCCAGTTGGACTGGTACAGGACGTTCGAGAAAACGGTcactatcatggacctctcagatatTTCATGTCAGGATCTGACCAAAAGAACACACAGAGTAGTGCTTTTAGACTCCGTAATATGTGGCGGTAGTGAGGGGGAGTCTGTGTACTGGTACATCCTGCTGTTTATCGTACCTGTTCTCTGTCTGGTTGGAATGTCTGTTATCTTCTTGCTCACCTTTAGGCCCAGACTGCTTCCCACAGCAGTTAGAAATAAATGCTGGAGTCACCTTCCCTGTGTTGTCGAAGAAAAGTCCCAAAAAGAAGACACTGGTCGTGTCCAAATACCCATACTAGAGATCTAA
- the LOC118374662 gene encoding transforming growth factor beta activator LRRC33-like isoform X1: MHGSACVENTRHSTDQRCIAHNRRYGQQLDRQWLEGPTSNHQTRMFRCSSTASSPTLLCLTLWPLWSLLMSAFCHPHHSPCRLTQKTALCSNSELSSVPGGLPDSIEDLHLNHNHIQMLQDDSLSRYVSLRTLSCADNLLETVGSKLFHNSPHLESLNLAANNLHVGYQQTSLALLTLSRLRVLDLSKNQLTEDMVSVLLQNMTSLEYLNLSRNLLLRLDESSFSDLHQLRELDLQRNMLFEIDGSFDHLHKLQRLNLAFNYLPCLVHFHMTQLVVLNASHNAIEWFIANQDLQEVFQLETLDLTDNNLLFFPFLPTHSRLRNLHLSQNRVSFYEHLADTAAYPNWKTSVQFYNLRGNMSNVTAKLWDESLHGDISSLDLLDLSGNQVHYFPQGFISKMPSLTRLRMWTNCLEVLNLTLEKLPGTLYELDVSNNRLTELHADQVSLRKLGNLSFLNLSQNDLQTLPAQLLSSLTSIRSVDISYNRVGVCPLEAGGGGMGGGNQSDCVVCRNIISLRYLYLSGCNLGRLPSSAFVGTPLTHLELSNNPELIIGPRSIAGLSRTLQHLGLGNTGLRHFDFSPFHHLKSLNISRNSLTQLPVSLQRLELKLLDLRDNKLTTVPSAQANVLATKLHAVFLKGNTFNCCQLDWYRTFEKTVTIMDLSDISCQDLTKRTHRVVLLDSVICGGSEGESVYWYILLFIVPVLCLVGMSVIFLLTFRPRLLPTAVRNKCWSHLPCVVEEKSQKEDTGRVQIPILEI; this comes from the exons ATGCACGGCTCTGCATGTGTAGAGAACACACGCCACTCGACCGACCAGCGCTGCATCGCACACAACCGGAGATATGGTCAACAGCTCGACCGACAGTGGCTTGAAGGACCCACATCTAACCACCAGA CCAGGATGTTTAGATGTTCATCCACGGCCTCCTCCCCTACCCTGCTCTGTCTAACCCTCTGGCCCCTGTGGAGCCTCCTGATGTCTGCCTTCTGCCACCCTCACCACAGCCCCTGCAGACTG ACCCAAAAGACTGCTCTCTGTAGCAACAGTGAGCTCTCATCTGTACCTGGGGGCCTACCTGACAGCATAGAGGACCTCCACCTGAACCACAACCACATTCAGATGCTACAGGATGACTCCCTCTCCCGCTACGTCTCCCTTCGTACCCTAAGCTGTGCAGACAACCTCTTGGAGACGGTGGGGTCCAAGCTCTTTCACAACTCACCTCATCTAGAGAGCCTCAATCTAGCTGCCAATAACCTTCACGTTGGATACCAGCAAACTAGCCTGGCGCTGCTCACCTTGTCTAGACTCAGAGTTCTGGATCTGTCAAAAAATCAGCTTACAGAGGACATGGTCTCCGTCCTCCTCCAGAACATGACGTCCCTGGAGTACCTCAACCTTTCCAGGAACCTCCTGCTGAGGCTGGACGAAAGCTCCTTCAGCGACCTCCACCAGCTCAGAGAGCTGGACCTGCAGAGGAACATGCTGTTTGAGATCGACGGGTCCTTCGATCACCTGCACAAGCTCCAGAGACTCAACCTGGCCTTCAACTACCTGCCCTGCCTGGTGCACTTCCACATGACCCAGCTGGTGGTCCTCAACGCCAGTCACAATGCCATTGAGTGGTTCATAGCCAACCAGGACCTCCAGGAAGTCTTCCAGCTGGAGACCCTGGATCTCACAGACAACAACCTCCTCTTCTTTCCCTTTCTGCCCACCCACAGCCGCCTGAGGAACCTCCATCTGTCCCAGAACAGGGTGAGCTTCTACGAACACCTGGCGGACACAGCTGCCTACCCCAACTGGAAGACCAGCGTCCAGTTCTACAACCTGAGGGGAAACATGAGCAACGTCACGGCCAAGTTGTGGGACGAGAGCCTGCACGGGGACATCTCCTCTCTAGACCTGCTGGATCTGAGTGGAAATCAGGTGCACTACTTCCCCCAAGGATTCATCAGCAAAATGCCAAGCCTGACCAGACTCAGGATGTGGACAAACTGTCTTGAGGTCTTGAATCTAACTCTGGAAAAGCTGCCAGGGACGTTGTACGAGTTGGACGTGAGCAACAATAGGTTGACAGAGCTCCATGCCGACCAAGTTAGTTTGAGGAAGCTAGGCAACCTAAGCTTTCTGAACCTGAGCCAGAATGACCTGCAGACTCTACCTGCTCAGCTGTTGTCCTCTCTCACCAGCATCCGCTCTGTGGATATTAGCTACAACAGAGTTGGCGTGTGCCCCCTTGAAGCAGGGGGTGGGGGCATGGGTGGGGGTAACCAATCAGACTGTGTCGTTTGTAGAAACATCATTTCTCTGAGATATCTCTACCTATCGGGGTGCAACCTGGGGAGGCTGCCATCATCAGCGTTCGTAGGGACGCCCCTAACACACCTGGAGCTGTCTAACAACCCAGAACTAATCATCGGGCCCAGATCGATCGCAGGCCTCAGCAGAACTTTACAACATCTAGGATTGGGAAACACAGGCCTGAGACACTTTGACTTCTCTCCTTTCCACCACTTGAAGTCTTTGAACATTTCCAGAAACTCTCTTACTCAGCTCCCTGTTTCACTGCAACGCCTGGAGCTGAAGCTGCTGGACCTGAGGGACAACAAACTGACCACCGTCCCCTCAGCTCAGGCTAACGTGTTAGCCACGAAACTCCACGCCGTTTTTCTCAAAGGAAACACTTTCAACTGCTGCCAGTTGGACTGGTACAGGACGTTCGAGAAAACGGTcactatcatggacctctcagatatTTCATGTCAGGATCTGACCAAAAGAACACACAGAGTAGTGCTTTTAGACTCCGTAATATGTGGCGGTAGTGAGGGGGAGTCTGTGTACTGGTACATCCTGCTGTTTATCGTACCTGTTCTCTGTCTGGTTGGAATGTCTGTTATCTTCTTGCTCACCTTTAGGCCCAGACTGCTTCCCACAGCAGTTAGAAATAAATGCTGGAGTCACCTTCCCTGTGTTGTCGAAGAAAAGTCCCAAAAAGAAGACACTGGTCGTGTCCAAATACCCATACTAGAGATCTAA
- the LOC118374663 gene encoding F-box/SPRY domain-containing protein 1 isoform X1: MSGAAAGGAQSCIGAAAASCSSAGNSFVAAGGGVGIAGRLPSRVLEHVFSYLDLYDLMRCSLVCWHWNNCLADENSEVWRSLCARSLSEEALRSDILCNLPTHKGKLKSYQHALSSHDCSRNVYVKKNGFTLHRNPIAQSTDGARGKIGFSEGRHAWEIWWEGPLGTVAVIGIATKRAAMQCQGYVALLGTDDQSWGWNLVDNNLLHNGEVNGNFPQCNNAPKYQCNGVRPQIGERIRVILDMDNKTLAFERGFEFLGVAFRGLPKACLFPAVSAVYGNTEVTMVYLGKPLDG, encoded by the exons ATGTCGGGAGCGGCCGCCGGAGGGGCGCAGTCTTGCATCGGCGCAGCCGCTGCCAGTTGTAGCTCTGCCGGGAACTCATTCGTCGCAGCCGGAGGAGGTGTGGGAATAGCAGGCAGGCTACCCAGTCGGGTTCTTGAGCATGTGTTCTCTTATTTAGATTTGTATGATCTAATGCGGTGCTCGTTGGTGTGCTGGCATTGGAACAACTGTCTAGCCGACGAGAACAGCGAGGTGTGGCGGAGTCTGTGCGCTCGCTCTCTCAGCGAAGAGGCACTGCGCTCCGACATTCTCTGCAATCTGCCAACCCACAAGGGAAAG CTCAAGTCCTACCAGCACGCTCTGAGTTCCCACGACTGTTCACGTAACGTCTACGTGAAGAAGAACGGCTTCACCCTTCACCGCAACCCCATCGCCCAGAGCACCGACGGAGCCCGCGGCAAGATCGGCTTCTCCGAGGGCCGCCACGCCTGGGAGATCTGGTGGGAGGGGCCACTAGGGACCGTGGCGGTGATCGGCATTGCCACCAAGCGTGCTGCCATGCAATGCCAGGGCTACGTGGCCCTCCTGGGTACTGACGACCAAAGCTGGGGCTGGAACCTGGTGGACAACAACCTGCTCCACAATGGGGAGGTGAACGGGAACTTCCCCCAGTGCAACAACGCCCCCAAATACCAG TGTAATGGTGTGCGTCCACAGATCGGGGAGAGGATACGAGTCATCCTGGATATGGATAACAAAACCCTGGCCTTCGAGAGAGGCTTTGAATTCCTGGGAGTGGCCTTCCGAGGGCTTCCGAAAGCCTGCCTCTTCCCGGCCGTCTCAGCTGTCTATGGCAACACCGAGGTGACCATGGTCTACCTGGGCAAGCCTCTGGATGGGTAG
- the LOC118374663 gene encoding F-box/SPRY domain-containing protein 1 isoform X2: MSGAAAGGAQSCIGAAAASCSSAGNSFVAAGGGVGIAGRLPSRVLEHVFSYLDLYDLMRCSLVCWHWNNCLADENSEVWRSLCARSLSEEALRSDILCNLPTHKGKLKSYQHALSSHDCSRNVYVKKNGFTLHRNPIAQSTDGARGKIGFSEGRHAWEIWWEGPLGTVAVIGIATKRAAMQCQGYVALLGTDDQSWGWNLVDNNLLHNGEVNGNFPQCNNAPKYQIGERIRVILDMDNKTLAFERGFEFLGVAFRGLPKACLFPAVSAVYGNTEVTMVYLGKPLDG, from the exons ATGTCGGGAGCGGCCGCCGGAGGGGCGCAGTCTTGCATCGGCGCAGCCGCTGCCAGTTGTAGCTCTGCCGGGAACTCATTCGTCGCAGCCGGAGGAGGTGTGGGAATAGCAGGCAGGCTACCCAGTCGGGTTCTTGAGCATGTGTTCTCTTATTTAGATTTGTATGATCTAATGCGGTGCTCGTTGGTGTGCTGGCATTGGAACAACTGTCTAGCCGACGAGAACAGCGAGGTGTGGCGGAGTCTGTGCGCTCGCTCTCTCAGCGAAGAGGCACTGCGCTCCGACATTCTCTGCAATCTGCCAACCCACAAGGGAAAG CTCAAGTCCTACCAGCACGCTCTGAGTTCCCACGACTGTTCACGTAACGTCTACGTGAAGAAGAACGGCTTCACCCTTCACCGCAACCCCATCGCCCAGAGCACCGACGGAGCCCGCGGCAAGATCGGCTTCTCCGAGGGCCGCCACGCCTGGGAGATCTGGTGGGAGGGGCCACTAGGGACCGTGGCGGTGATCGGCATTGCCACCAAGCGTGCTGCCATGCAATGCCAGGGCTACGTGGCCCTCCTGGGTACTGACGACCAAAGCTGGGGCTGGAACCTGGTGGACAACAACCTGCTCCACAATGGGGAGGTGAACGGGAACTTCCCCCAGTGCAACAACGCCCCCAAATACCAG ATCGGGGAGAGGATACGAGTCATCCTGGATATGGATAACAAAACCCTGGCCTTCGAGAGAGGCTTTGAATTCCTGGGAGTGGCCTTCCGAGGGCTTCCGAAAGCCTGCCTCTTCCCGGCCGTCTCAGCTGTCTATGGCAACACCGAGGTGACCATGGTCTACCTGGGCAAGCCTCTGGATGGGTAG
- the LOC118374661 gene encoding myelin-associated neurite-outgrowth inhibitor-like, whose translation MNPVYCPAPTGVPYANQKGHLVGYPAGFPVGYAASPAYAPNMYHPGANHPAFPTGYAPGTPFKMSCSPTTGAGPPYSSSPNPYPGAVYPVRSTYPQQNPYAQHQGTYYTQPLYAAPPHVIHHTTVVQPNGLPAAMYAPPMHHPPRPHNGVAMGMVAGTTMAMSAGTLLTHSPNPLAPHQVAMPTYRHPGTPTYSYVPPQW comes from the exons ATGAACCCAGTGTACTGCCCTGCACCAACAGGGGTCCCCTATGCCAATCAAAAGGGACATTTAGTAGGATACCCAG CTGGATTCCCTGTGGGCTATGCAGCCTCCCCTGCCTATGCCCCCAACATGTACCACCCTGGAGCCAACCACCCAGCCTTCCCCACAG GTTACGCTCCGGGCACTCCTTTCAAAATGTCCTGCTCGCCCACCACGGGGGCTGGCCCACCTTACTCCTCGTCTCCCAACCCTTACCCTGGAGCAGTATACCCTGTGAGAAGCACCTACCCCCAACAGAACCCCTACGCTCAG catCAAGGCACTTACTACACACAGCCTCTGTACGCAGCCCCGCCCCAtgtcatacatcacactacagtggTCCAGCCCAATGGGTTGCCAGCAGCCATGTATGCCCCGCCCATGCACCACCCGCCTCGCCCCCACAATGGTGTTGCCATGGGGATGGTAGCAGGGACCACTATGGCCATGTCAGCTG gAACATTGTTGACGCACTCCCCGAATCCCCTCGCCCCCCACCAAGTCGCGATGCCCACATACCGACACCCAGGCACGCCCACCTACAGCTATGTGCCCCCCCAGTGGTGA